One genomic window of Cinclus cinclus chromosome 6, bCinCin1.1, whole genome shotgun sequence includes the following:
- the TMEM229B gene encoding transmembrane protein 229B, with the protein MAAAEPLTAFSRWYLYAIHGYFCEVMFTAAWEFVVNFNWKFPGVTSVWALFIYGTSILIVEKMYLYLKDKCNILVRCFIYTLWTYLWEFTTGLILRQFNACPWDYSQFDFDFMGLITLEYAIPWFCASFIMEQLVIRNTLRLRFDETAEPGAPTAPIALANGHVKTD; encoded by the coding sequence ATGGCTGCGGCAGAACCTCTGACCGCTTTTTCACGATGGTACCTCTACGCCATCCACGGCTATTTCTGTGAGGTGATGttcacagctgcctgggaattTGTGGTCAACTTCAACTGGAAGTTCCCAGGTGTTACCAGTGTGTGGGCACTCTTCATCTATGGCACCTCCATCCTCATTGTGGAGAAGATGTATCTGTATCTCAAAGACAAGTGTAACATTTTAGTGCGCTGCTTCATTTACACACTGTGGACATACCTCTGGGAGTTCACCACTGGCCTCATCCTACGCCAGTTCAATGCCTGCCCATGGGACTATTCCCAGTTTGATTTTGACTTCATGGGCCTGATCACCCTGGAGTATGCCATCCCATGGTTTTGTGCTTCTTTCATCATGGAGCAGCTGGTGATCAGAAACACCCTGCGCTTACGATTTGATGAGACTGCCGAGCCTGGGGCTCCCACTGCACCCATTGCCTTGGCCAATGGTCACGTGAAGACAGATTGA